One genomic window of Malaciobacter molluscorum LMG 25693 includes the following:
- a CDS encoding LysE family translocator, producing MEVLNYLPQIIAVSTIAIFMAISPGVDFVMVTRNTLLHGKKSGLYSALGISVAIWIHLLYCIAGLAIVISNSIILFSIIKYIAAAYLIYIGYKNLKSDSKLDLKIEGVKKDISNFKSFKIGFFTNVLNPKATIFFLSIFTQFVDVHTPILVQLIYGVIISTAHFIWFSLVSLFLSHPIILNRFKSYKAKIEKAIGVILIALGIKVASSNI from the coding sequence ATGGAAGTTTTAAACTATTTACCACAAATTATTGCAGTTTCTACAATTGCAATATTTATGGCTATTAGTCCTGGTGTTGATTTTGTTATGGTAACAAGGAATACTTTATTACATGGAAAAAAATCTGGTCTTTATTCTGCATTGGGAATTAGTGTAGCTATTTGGATCCACCTATTATATTGTATAGCAGGACTTGCAATTGTTATCTCAAATTCAATAATTTTATTTTCTATAATAAAATATATTGCTGCTGCATATCTTATTTATATTGGTTATAAAAACTTAAAATCAGATTCAAAATTAGATCTAAAAATAGAAGGTGTTAAAAAAGATATATCTAACTTTAAATCATTTAAAATTGGCTTTTTTACAAATGTACTAAATCCAAAAGCAACTATATTTTTTCTTAGTATATTCACTCAATTTGTAGATGTACATACACCTATCTTAGTTCAACTTATTTATGGAGTTATAATTAGTACAGCACATTTCATTTGGTTTAGTTTAGTATCTTTATTTTTAAGCCATCCAATAATTTTAAATAGATTCAAATCTTACAAAGCTAAAATAGAAAAAGCAATAGGTGTTATACTTATAGCATTAGGGATAAAAGTAGCTTCATCTAATATTTAA
- a CDS encoding NAD(P)H-dependent oxidoreductase, with amino-acid sequence MKKTLIILAHPNFDESRLNKALINKIKDIKNITIHDIYSKYKSFKDIDEKEEQRLLLEHDRIIFQFPFYWFSSPGLLKDWQDKVLEYGFAYGSEGGKLLTKEFKIVTTMGSPEFAYQSGSYMQVSMNELLKPFETMARFTRMTYTMPFYIYKALKITDDELENKADEYKKLLQSDEWSSSLSKYLNS; translated from the coding sequence ATGAAAAAAACACTTATTATTTTAGCTCATCCAAACTTTGATGAATCTAGATTAAATAAAGCATTAATAAATAAGATTAAAGATATAAAAAACATTACAATACATGATATTTATTCAAAATATAAATCTTTTAAAGATATTGATGAAAAAGAAGAACAAAGATTATTATTAGAACATGATAGAATTATATTTCAGTTTCCATTTTATTGGTTTAGTTCACCAGGACTGTTAAAAGATTGGCAAGATAAAGTCTTAGAATATGGATTTGCTTATGGAAGTGAAGGTGGTAAACTTTTAACAAAAGAGTTTAAAATTGTAACAACAATGGGTTCGCCTGAGTTTGCATATCAATCTGGTTCTTATATGCAAGTAAGTATGAATGAACTTCTAAAACCATTTGAAACAATGGCAAGATTTACAAGAATGACTTATACTATGCCTTTTTATATTTATAAAGCTTTAAAAATAACAGATGATGAACTTGAAAACAAAGCAGATGAGTACAAAAAACTTTTACAAAGTGATGAATGGAGTTCGTCTTTATCTAAATATTTAAATAGCTAA
- a CDS encoding DedA family protein, whose translation MLEVIINYIVETVGTLGYLGIFIMMFLESSFFPFPSEVVMIPAGYLVYKNEMSLVLVLLCGILGSLAGALFNYFLAIKYGRAFLIKYGKYFFISEETIHKVEYFFKEHGHISTFSGRLIPAVRQYISFPAGLAKMDLKTFSLYTIFGAGIWVIILTALGYFIGGNEQLLKEYLHYILIAIFLFLIVLGYFYIKRRKNESNSNRI comes from the coding sequence TTGTTAGAAGTTATTATAAATTATATTGTTGAAACAGTAGGAACATTGGGATATTTGGGAATATTTATTATGATGTTTTTAGAAAGTTCATTTTTCCCTTTTCCTAGTGAAGTAGTAATGATTCCTGCTGGATATTTAGTATATAAAAATGAAATGAGTCTTGTATTAGTTTTGTTGTGTGGCATTTTAGGAAGTTTAGCGGGTGCACTTTTTAATTATTTCTTAGCAATTAAATATGGAAGAGCTTTTTTGATTAAATATGGGAAGTATTTTTTTATTAGTGAAGAGACTATTCACAAAGTTGAATATTTCTTTAAAGAACATGGACATATTTCTACATTTAGTGGTAGATTAATACCTGCTGTTCGACAATATATATCTTTTCCTGCTGGACTTGCTAAAATGGATTTAAAAACATTTAGTTTATATACAATCTTTGGTGCAGGAATATGGGTTATAATTTTGACTGCTCTTGGGTATTTTATTGGTGGAAATGAGCAGTTATTAAAAGAATACTTACATTATATACTAATAGCAATATTCCTGTTTTTAATAGTATTAGGATATTTTTATATTAAAAGAAGAAAAAATGAAAGCAATAGTAACAGGATATAG
- a CDS encoding SDR family oxidoreductase, which translates to MKAIVTGYSSGIGSEISKILEKNKYEVIKLKSRLNDKKSLQLEIKQILKENDINLLINCAGVGVFKPHEEIGIDKIQELIDVNLTAPIILSNLCLRSLKKTKGHIINISSIEATRHSKFSALYTATKAGLRNFSLALFEELRKTDVKVTNINPDLTKTNFFDDFNFEPSDNHNAHLTAENIAKKVFEIINFEGVITDITLRPQRLEIKKK; encoded by the coding sequence ATGAAAGCAATAGTAACAGGATATAGTTCAGGAATTGGAAGTGAAATATCTAAAATTCTTGAAAAAAATAAATATGAAGTAATAAAATTAAAAAGTAGGCTTAATGATAAGAAATCTTTGCAACTGGAAATAAAACAGATATTAAAAGAAAATGATATAAATCTTTTGATCAATTGTGCAGGAGTAGGGGTATTTAAACCACATGAAGAGATAGGTATAGATAAAATCCAAGAGTTAATAGATGTTAATTTAACAGCTCCTATTATTCTTTCAAATTTATGTCTTAGAAGTTTGAAAAAAACAAAAGGACATATAATAAATATATCTTCTATTGAAGCTACAAGACATTCAAAATTTTCAGCATTATATACAGCAACAAAAGCAGGACTAAGAAATTTTTCTCTTGCTCTTTTTGAAGAGTTAAGAAAAACAGATGTAAAAGTGACAAATATAAATCCAGATTTAACAAAAACAAATTTTTTTGATGATTTTAATTTTGAACCAAGTGATAATCACAATGCACATTTAACTGCTGAAAATATAGCAAAAAAAGTTTTTGAAATAATTAACTTTGAAGGTGTTATCACAGATATTACTTTAAGACCTCAAAGATTAGAGATAAAGAAAAAATAA
- a CDS encoding threonine/serine exporter family protein, with product MQDVIIKYILDAIFAAIPAVGFAMVFNVPKFALKFCALGGAIVYTLRSIFMDLGIYIEISTFLASLLFGTLAVYWSRKYIVPRPIYTVAAIIPLIPGTYAFNAVITLVEMNTNGVTPEHISLFIEDGLKAVSILGAISFGLALPSLYFIRYNRPII from the coding sequence ATGCAAGATGTCATTATTAAGTATATTTTAGATGCAATATTTGCAGCAATACCAGCTGTTGGATTTGCAATGGTTTTTAATGTTCCAAAATTTGCTTTAAAGTTTTGTGCTTTAGGTGGTGCAATTGTATATACTTTAAGAAGTATTTTTATGGATTTAGGAATATATATAGAAATCTCAACATTTTTAGCAAGCTTACTTTTTGGTACTTTAGCTGTTTATTGGTCAAGAAAATATATTGTTCCAAGACCTATTTATACAGTTGCTGCAATTATTCCTTTAATTCCAGGAACATATGCTTTTAATGCAGTTATTACTTTAGTAGAGATGAATACAAATGGAGTTACCCCAGAACATATTTCACTATTTATTGAAGATGGGTTAAAAGCTGTATCTATTTTAGGAGCAATTAGTTTTGGTCTTGCCTTACCTTCTTTATATTTTATAAGATATAATAGACCAATCATATAA
- a CDS encoding threonine/serine exporter family protein produces the protein MSNLTLTYQYQTKITQAIIRAAVLMLEYGAESKLIEQTTKRMGKALGVKSVEISLIPSAIVLTTLSNTNQSVTTTRQAHHKPINMSIVYDVQRLCIDLEKFELGAEKTILLLKQIKPNYYNKWLIIFMIGLSCASFAYLRGADWPAFAVTFVASSIAMFIRQQLAKHKFILIITFATTAFFATLIASLASQVSSTANIALSASVLLLVPGFPFINSFLDAVKGYLSMGWGRWMQATLLTLATSMGIIFAMAVLNMKGW, from the coding sequence ATGAGTAACTTAACATTAACGTATCAATATCAAACAAAGATAACACAAGCAATAATAAGAGCTGCTGTTTTAATGCTTGAATATGGTGCAGAGAGCAAACTAATTGAACAAACAACAAAAAGAATGGGAAAAGCTTTAGGAGTAAAATCCGTAGAAATTTCACTTATTCCTTCTGCTATTGTTTTGACAACTCTTTCAAATACAAATCAATCAGTAACAACTACAAGACAAGCACATCACAAACCAATAAATATGTCCATTGTATATGATGTACAAAGACTTTGTATAGATTTAGAAAAATTTGAATTAGGTGCAGAAAAAACTATTCTATTATTAAAACAAATAAAACCTAACTACTATAATAAATGGCTTATAATTTTTATGATTGGACTATCTTGTGCTTCTTTTGCTTATTTAAGAGGTGCCGATTGGCCAGCTTTTGCAGTTACTTTTGTAGCTTCAAGTATTGCTATGTTTATTAGACAACAACTTGCAAAACATAAATTTATTTTAATTATTACATTTGCCACAACTGCTTTTTTTGCAACATTAATTGCTAGTTTAGCTTCACAGGTAAGTTCAACTGCTAATATTGCACTATCTGCTAGTGTATTATTATTAGTTCCAGGATTTCCATTTATTAACTCTTTTTTGGATGCAGTAAAAGGCTATTTAAGTATGGGATGGGGACGTTGGATGCAAGCAACTCTTTTGACTTTAGCTACAAGTATGGGAATTATTTTTGCCATGGCTGTTTTAAATATGAAAGGTTGGTAA
- a CDS encoding TIGR00341 family protein, which produces MKYLEIVLNESSSEIIKKIAENVKAEDLRFYPVDKDGMQISRMIVKDYYLQEAINSFCHIMGDQITSKIVILPIEAYLPKNSEKDKKEEKATASKEAIYNEIKKNSNINSNFILLLVFSTIVATIGLIHNNLAIIIGAMVIAPLLGPNMAFSFAVSIGDAQLMYSSIKAVLLGFFIAIILPLIFALFFGQNLDTYELVSKTEVSYDSFILALASGAAASLSITAGLSSILVGVMVSAALLPPATVLGLMLGSGNSELAIGAAILLLINITSINLASKVVFFIKGIRPTFWDKKEKAKKSMIIYILSWIIILIIIFIYIYYKPSLLKSIF; this is translated from the coding sequence ATGAAATATCTTGAAATTGTATTAAATGAATCAAGCAGTGAAATTATAAAAAAAATTGCTGAAAATGTAAAAGCTGAAGATTTACGGTTTTATCCTGTTGACAAAGATGGTATGCAAATATCACGAATGATTGTAAAAGATTACTATTTACAAGAAGCTATAAATAGTTTTTGTCATATTATGGGAGACCAAATAACATCCAAAATAGTAATTTTACCAATTGAAGCTTATTTACCTAAGAACTCAGAAAAAGATAAAAAAGAAGAAAAAGCAACTGCATCAAAAGAAGCAATATATAATGAAATAAAGAAAAATAGTAATATCAATTCAAACTTTATTCTTTTATTAGTTTTTTCAACAATCGTGGCAACAATAGGACTTATTCATAATAATTTAGCCATTATAATTGGGGCAATGGTTATTGCACCATTATTAGGTCCTAATATGGCCTTTAGTTTTGCAGTTTCAATTGGTGATGCCCAATTAATGTACTCATCAATAAAAGCAGTATTACTTGGGTTCTTTATAGCAATAATACTCCCATTAATTTTTGCACTATTTTTTGGACAAAATCTTGATACATATGAATTAGTATCAAAAACAGAAGTTAGCTATGATTCCTTTATTCTTGCTTTAGCATCAGGTGCTGCTGCTTCACTATCAATTACAGCAGGTTTATCTAGTATATTAGTTGGTGTAATGGTATCAGCTGCACTTTTACCTCCTGCTACAGTGCTAGGACTTATGTTAGGTTCAGGAAATAGTGAACTTGCAATTGGTGCAGCTATTTTACTTTTAATTAATATCACTTCTATAAACTTAGCTAGTAAAGTAGTATTTTTTATAAAAGGTATTCGACCTACATTTTGGGATAAAAAAGAAAAGGCAAAAAAATCTATGATAATTTATATTTTATCATGGATAATCATATTAATAATAATATTTATATATATCTATTATAAACCAAGTCTTTTAAAAAGTATATTTTAA
- a CDS encoding helix-turn-helix domain-containing protein, translated as MSYNFTQEDMSDFIDSVSTENDYVINFPKDIGSIKSQKKVISKDIIFFKSRFTSKKNIQIQSTQKVNGLYIGILLDGVVNYKDNLLKENITLKKNDIKISYINEFNMTTILNNHSQGIGLLIKNDFLEKNFSDIFESHSKAIQELPSLTLKNETSKNIHLAKELFNSPFKGNLHNIYIQSKILEIIYNECIDLTSHNKNINQKIKLSQEDIFALNKAKDIIMYTKEYPDINTLSKKVAINEFKLKYGFKKLFNTTPGSMILKYKMLYAKELLKSSEFSIYEISNFVGYKYQQNFTNAFIKYFGIKPKELIKQRKYYF; from the coding sequence ATGTCTTACAACTTTACTCAAGAGGATATGAGTGACTTTATTGATTCAGTTTCAACAGAAAATGATTATGTTATAAATTTTCCAAAAGATATTGGCTCAATTAAATCTCAAAAAAAGGTCATATCGAAAGATATTATATTTTTTAAATCAAGATTTACTTCTAAAAAAAATATCCAAATACAATCGACGCAAAAAGTAAATGGTTTATATATTGGAATACTTTTAGATGGAGTAGTTAATTATAAAGATAATTTATTAAAAGAAAATATTACTTTAAAAAAAAATGATATAAAGATTTCATATATAAATGAATTTAACATGACAACTATTTTAAATAATCATTCACAAGGAATTGGACTTTTAATAAAAAATGATTTTTTAGAAAAAAATTTTTCCGATATTTTTGAATCACACTCAAAAGCTATACAAGAACTCCCCTCTTTAACATTAAAAAATGAGACTTCAAAAAATATACATCTAGCCAAAGAGTTATTTAATTCACCATTTAAAGGTAATTTACACAATATTTATATACAAAGTAAAATATTAGAAATAATTTATAATGAATGTATTGACTTAACCTCTCACAATAAAAATATAAATCAGAAAATAAAACTATCACAAGAAGATATTTTTGCATTAAATAAAGCAAAAGATATTATTATGTACACAAAAGAGTATCCAGATATAAATACCCTTTCAAAAAAAGTTGCAATAAATGAATTTAAATTAAAATATGGATTTAAAAAATTATTTAATACAACTCCAGGAAGTATGATATTAAAATATAAAATGTTATATGCAAAAGAGCTATTAAAAAGTAGTGAGTTTTCTATTTATGAAATATCAAATTTTGTGGGATATAAATACCAACAAAATTTCACAAATGCTTTTATAAAATATTTTGGAATAAAACCAAAAGAATTAATAAAACAAAGGAAATACTATTTCTAG
- a CDS encoding TonB-dependent receptor, protein MKKFYIKRLLLISLVVNSILQGAQKTTNLGDVFVSANKIEENIKDIPQSITVIDKEIIDEKGIKNVADVINEIPNMYISPSHGGALNFRGLNTSMFTNNNPVVIYIDGIPTTDRNSFDVSLQNIERIEILRGPQGTLYGKDAIGGVINVITKEPNNITSGSINLEYGSNNYKLTTFDISTPIIENKLFFNLNGSISSDDGWVKNNYNKDDNASKQKEKRFNTTFLYKVNDKLSTKLVLKKEKTKNYWGNDLGIANATSLNQFKREDAKNTSFDMPSIEKNDIDSQSLNIKYEEDKYILNFLTTHKKNRFDSIFDADFTSENAYDGSYMQRDMTNDTYTGEVRLTNGKNSNFKWIGGLYFDTEERKYNPYLMDYYFNNSLFMSGNAVSSADSSTKAIFAQTMIPINDKVELTLGGRYQKIKKTIDMTVFNYAMGIGKSSFDFDSEKTWNTFLPKVALSYKINDNFSSYISFSKGYMPGGFNNYASSSNEKQNLFDPQKSTNYELGIKAQLKDFIFSASIFRMDIKDIHVYRQVLGNYYTDNAQKAYSQGVEFDFTYFINDNIELSGAVGLIDTKYESFDAGDYDFSNNKIENTPSHTANISISYHHPKGFYARADLKNQGSLYFYDDRQKKFLKNDGYTTLDTKLGYKTSNWDIYAYVKNLTDTEYITYYNSNSMVSLASFGDSRIIGVGLKYKF, encoded by the coding sequence ATGAAAAAATTTTATATAAAAAGACTTTTACTGATTTCATTAGTTGTAAATTCAATTTTACAAGGAGCACAAAAAACAACAAATTTAGGAGATGTTTTTGTTAGTGCAAATAAAATTGAAGAAAATATTAAAGATATTCCTCAAAGTATCACAGTAATTGATAAAGAAATAATAGATGAAAAAGGAATAAAGAACGTAGCAGATGTAATTAATGAAATTCCTAATATGTATATATCACCAAGTCATGGAGGTGCATTGAATTTTAGAGGATTGAATACTTCAATGTTCACAAATAATAATCCTGTAGTGATTTATATTGATGGAATACCTACAACAGATAGAAATTCATTTGATGTATCTTTACAAAATATTGAAAGAATAGAGATTTTAAGAGGTCCACAAGGTACATTATATGGGAAAGATGCAATTGGTGGAGTTATTAATGTAATTACAAAAGAACCAAATAATATAACTTCAGGAAGTATTAATTTAGAGTATGGAAGTAATAATTATAAATTAACAACTTTTGATATTAGTACACCAATTATAGAAAATAAACTATTTTTTAATTTGAATGGTTCTATAAGTTCAGATGATGGTTGGGTGAAAAATAATTATAATAAAGATGATAATGCATCAAAACAGAAAGAAAAAAGATTTAACACTACTTTTTTATATAAAGTAAACGATAAATTATCTACAAAACTTGTATTAAAAAAAGAAAAAACAAAAAACTATTGGGGAAATGACTTAGGTATTGCAAATGCAACAAGTTTAAATCAATTTAAAAGAGAAGATGCAAAAAATACAAGTTTTGATATGCCTTCAATTGAAAAGAATGATATAGATTCACAAAGCTTAAATATTAAATATGAAGAAGATAAATATATATTAAATTTTTTGACAACACATAAGAAAAATAGATTTGATAGTATTTTTGATGCAGATTTTACAAGTGAAAATGCTTATGATGGGTCATATATGCAACGTGATATGACAAATGATACATACACTGGCGAAGTAAGATTAACAAATGGTAAAAATTCAAATTTTAAATGGATAGGTGGCTTATATTTTGATACTGAAGAAAGAAAATATAATCCTTATTTAATGGATTATTATTTTAATAATTCTTTGTTTATGTCAGGGAATGCAGTATCAAGTGCAGATAGTTCTACAAAAGCAATATTTGCACAAACTATGATTCCTATAAATGATAAAGTTGAATTGACTCTTGGTGGTAGATATCAAAAAATAAAAAAAACAATTGATATGACAGTTTTTAATTATGCTATGGGAATTGGTAAATCAAGTTTTGATTTTGATTCAGAAAAAACATGGAATACTTTTCTTCCTAAAGTTGCTTTATCTTATAAAATTAATGACAATTTTAGTTCTTATATCTCTTTTTCTAAAGGTTATATGCCAGGCGGATTTAATAATTATGCATCTTCTTCAAATGAAAAACAAAATTTATTTGATCCTCAAAAATCGACAAATTATGAACTTGGAATAAAAGCACAATTAAAAGATTTCATTTTTTCAGCTTCTATTTTTAGAATGGATATAAAAGATATTCATGTATATAGACAAGTTCTTGGAAATTATTATACTGATAATGCACAAAAAGCTTACTCTCAAGGAGTTGAATTTGATTTTACCTATTTTATCAATGATAATATAGAGTTAAGTGGTGCAGTTGGACTTATTGATACAAAATATGAATCATTTGATGCAGGAGATTATGACTTTAGCAATAATAAAATAGAAAATACTCCTTCTCATACTGCTAATATAAGTATTTCATATCATCATCCAAAGGGTTTTTATGCAAGGGCTGATTTGAAAAATCAAGGTTCATTATATTTCTATGATGATAGACAAAAGAAGTTTTTAAAAAATGATGGATATACTACACTTGATACTAAACTTGGTTATAAAACATCAAATTGGGATATTTATGCATATGTAAAAAATTTAACAGATACTGAATATATAACTTATTACAATTCAAATTCAATGGTATCCCTTGCTTCATTTGGTGATAGTAGAATAATTGGTGTTGGTTTAAAATATAAATTTTAA